ATTTCAGCAAAGTCTTCGTCATCCTCTACAATGATGCAAGAGTACTTAGTGCTCATTCGCCAAATTGAAGTTGCGTAGGTTTATTAAATATAGCCAGACAAATCTAGAGAATTTTAAGACGGGAGCAATCATCTGCTTCCAATCATCAATTCCCAAGAAATTATCAAGACGAAAAATTAGTCATTTATCTGAAAGAAGATGATTGATTCCGTGAGCTTCCTACATGAATCGGCATTTTTCCCACATGGACATGATCAAGCACGCGCTTTTGGTATCAATTCTTCCTTTTCTGTCGCTGTTCCGGTTTTACCGGGAACAATGATCAGCCGATTACCTCGGTTGTATGAAATATAATTCCAGACCCACCCCATAAATACCAGGAATTTCCTCCTGAAGCCCATGATAGAAATTAAGTGAATAAACATCCATACAAACCATCCGAAAAAGCCACCAAAACTTAAGCCTTTGGCATCCACAACCGCATGGTTTCTACCGATTGTAGCCATAGAACCTTTATCAAAATAACGGAAGGCAGTTCGTTCCCTACCAGCCAGTCTTCGTTTCAGGTTTTTACCCAAATGCTGAGCTTGCTGGATCGCTACCGGAGCCAGCATCGGCAGGCCGTGATCCCAACCTTTGACATATTGAATGGCCACATCACCTATCGCATAAACGTTGTTCGTTCCAGCGACCTCATGGTAATCATTGACTTTTAGTCGGCCACGTTCAAGCGATTCCGCCTCAAAACCTGCCGGCACATTACCTACGACACCTGCAGCCCAGATCAAACAGCGAGAAGGGATTTCAGAACCATCGTTAAGCGTGACATGTCCCTCCTCAAAATCTGTCACTCGTTTCTCCATTAACACTTCAACCCCAAAGGACTCCAGGTAAGTTTTTGCTTTTCGGCTGGCAAAATCAGACATGGTATTCAACACCTGATCACTGCCTTCGACCAGTACGATGCGCATTTGACTGAAATCCAGCTCTGGATAGTCTTTTGGCAAAATATGGTCCCGTAACTCGCCGATGGCTCCTGCCAGTTCCACTCCTGTTGGGCCTCCTCCCACGATCACAATGTTCATGTATTGTTCCAACTCTTGGTCGTTGTTGGCGAAAAGGGCTTTCTCAAAATTGTTGATCAACTGAGTCCTAAGGGCAAGGGCATCCTTTACCTCCCTTAACTTCAGTGCTTGTTCTTCTATTTTGGCATTACCAAAAAAGTTGGTTTTAGAGCCCGTTCCGATCACCAGGTAATCGTATTTCAATGCACCCAGATCCGTCCGCACCACTTGGGCAGCCTGATCTACGGATTCAACTTCCGCCAATCGAAAATGAAAATGATCGTCATCTTGTAAAAATTCGCGCAAAGGACTGGAGATATCTCCAGGTGAAAGTCCTGCCGTAGCCACCTGGTACAACAATGGAATGAAGGTGTGGTAGTTGTTCTTATCCAGCATCACCGTTTCCACGGGACACTTTCGTAATTTTTGTACCAGTTCGATCCCTGCAAAACCACCCCCGATGATCACTACTCTGGGCAGGTCACTTGGAGGAAGACTACCCTCTAAATCTTTAACGATAGATTGACTCATTGTCGTAGTTGATGTTTAGAACTAAAACGAAAAAGAAGCACCGGTAAGTTCTCCTTTTTGCGGAAAAAAGAGAGATTTTACTTTCTACTTTGACAGATTGCCTTATCACCCCTTCTATTCCTTAAAAGGGCAAGGTCGAAAATCAGCGTAAACGCCCTTTAGGGCCGGGGTAAAACTAAAGATTTTCTCAATCTATCAAAGTTGAATTTAATGATCTAGTAATTTGTATCCCCCGCACAAAGATCAATGCCAAATCCCGTCTTAAATTACAGTCCGAAATTTATGAAGCAGCCTAAAAATCTTATCAAGGCCTGGTGCATGTATGACTGGGCTAACTCGGTTTACAACCTGGTCATCAATACCTCAATCTTCCCGATTTACTACACCGCCGTGACTAAAAACATGGGCAATGGCGAAACGGTGCAGTTCTTTGGCTATGAGATCGTCAACTCCGTCCTTTACAGTTACGCTTTGTCATTTTCGTATTTGATCTCAGCAGTAATTCTTCCCTTGCTATCGGGCGTCGCCGATTACACCGGAAAGAAAAAGCTCTTTTTAAAAATATTCACCTATTTGGGTGCCGGTTCCTGCATGGGCATGTTCTTCTTCACCGGAGAAACGCTGGAATGGGGTATTTTCTGCGTTGTATTTGCCAGTGTGGGCTACAGCAGCGGTCTGGTATTCTATGATGCCTTCCTTCCGGAAATTGCATCAGAAAAAGAAACAGACCGGGTCAGTGGTCTTGGATACGCCTATGGCTACTTTGGCAGTGCTCTTATGATGATTGTCAGTCTGATATTAATTCAGATGTACGAAGTATTTGGCTTTACCTCTACGGGATGGGCCACTAGAACAGTCTTTTTACTAGTAGGTGTATGGTGGATCGGCTGGGCACAGATCCCATTCCGCCGATTGCCGGATAATGTGTTTCAGAAAAAGCCTTCGGGAAGCATTCTTTTCAATGGCTACCTGGAAATCAAGAAAGTATTCTTTGCCCTAAAAGGATTGAAGAACATGAAAATGTACCTGATCTCCTTTTTCTTTTTCAATATGGGTGTTCAGACTGTAATGTTGTTGGCAACGCTGTTCGGATCGAAAGAATTGAAAATGGAGTCAGGACAATTGATCCCTGTGCTATTGATCATCCAATTTGTAGGGATAGCAGGTTCCCTGCTATTTGCTCGTCTTAGTGAGCGAAAAGGCAATAAATTCTCTCTCAATACCATGATCATCATTTGGATCGGGGTATGCTTCGGTGCCTATTTCGTAGATCATGTCAATCAATTTTATGTGATTGCCGTATTGGTGGGACTGGTCATGGGTGGTATTCAAGCTTTGTCACGTGCAACCTTCTCTAAACTGATCCCGAAGGATTCGGAAGATCATGCGTCATTTTTCTCATTTTTTGATGTCACCTTCCATGTAAGTGTAGTGTTGGGCACGTTCAGCTATGGATTTATCGAACAGGTGACTGGCTCCATGCGCAACAGCACCCTGGCATTGGCCACTTTTTTCATTTTGGGGATCATTTTCCTCGCTCGTGTCAAAATGAAGCATGTCGCTCCCGTTTCCAAGGCTTAACCTTCCTCCCGCTGAATTAAGGCTGGAACAAAATGGAGATGAATTCTACGTCTTTGACATCATCCGGAAGAAGATGATCTTCCTTACCCCTGAAGAATGGGTAAGACAGCATTTCCTACACCTATTGATCAACCACCTCGGTTATCCAAAATCACTGATCAAAGTTGAATCAGGATTAAAGTACAATCACAGAGAAAAACGCAGTGACTTACTGGTCTATGATCGATCCGCAAAAGTATTCATGCTGATAGAGTGCAAATCCTATAAAATTGAAATGGGCAAAGCCACACTTCATCAGTTGGCTACTTACAATAAAGTATTAGATGCGGACCATGTGGCCATTACTAATGGCTTACGGCATTTTTGCTGGCAAAAAAAAGAGGATCGCAGTACCTACGATCCTCTGGAAGACTTTCCGCCTTTTCCTGGTTCTTAGAGATTAAAGGAATTCTTTCACATCGGTGTATGGCAGATCAAATGCTTCTGCTACTCCTTTGTATACCACTTCCCCGTTGATCACGTTCAGACCAAGCTCTAATTCTTTATTGTCCTGACACGCTTTCTTCCAGCCTTTGTTGGCCAACTGAATTGCATAAGGCAATGTCGCATTGGTTAATGCCAAGGTAGAAGTGTAAGGTACTGCACCCGGCATATTAGCCACACAATAATGCAATACGTCATCAATC
This DNA window, taken from Cytophagales bacterium, encodes the following:
- a CDS encoding NAD(P)/FAD-dependent oxidoreductase, which encodes MSQSIVKDLEGSLPPSDLPRVVIIGGGFAGIELVQKLRKCPVETVMLDKNNYHTFIPLLYQVATAGLSPGDISSPLREFLQDDDHFHFRLAEVESVDQAAQVVRTDLGALKYDYLVIGTGSKTNFFGNAKIEEQALKLREVKDALALRTQLINNFEKALFANNDQELEQYMNIVIVGGGPTGVELAGAIGELRDHILPKDYPELDFSQMRIVLVEGSDQVLNTMSDFASRKAKTYLESFGVEVLMEKRVTDFEEGHVTLNDGSEIPSRCLIWAAGVVGNVPAGFEAESLERGRLKVNDYHEVAGTNNVYAIGDVAIQYVKGWDHGLPMLAPVAIQQAQHLGKNLKRRLAGRERTAFRYFDKGSMATIGRNHAVVDAKGLSFGGFFGWFVWMFIHLISIMGFRRKFLVFMGWVWNYISYNRGNRLIIVPGKTGTATEKEELIPKARA
- a CDS encoding MFS transporter, coding for MKQPKNLIKAWCMYDWANSVYNLVINTSIFPIYYTAVTKNMGNGETVQFFGYEIVNSVLYSYALSFSYLISAVILPLLSGVADYTGKKKLFLKIFTYLGAGSCMGMFFFTGETLEWGIFCVVFASVGYSSGLVFYDAFLPEIASEKETDRVSGLGYAYGYFGSALMMIVSLILIQMYEVFGFTSTGWATRTVFLLVGVWWIGWAQIPFRRLPDNVFQKKPSGSILFNGYLEIKKVFFALKGLKNMKMYLISFFFFNMGVQTVMLLATLFGSKELKMESGQLIPVLLIIQFVGIAGSLLFARLSERKGNKFSLNTMIIIWIGVCFGAYFVDHVNQFYVIAVLVGLVMGGIQALSRATFSKLIPKDSEDHASFFSFFDVTFHVSVVLGTFSYGFIEQVTGSMRNSTLALATFFILGIIFLARVKMKHVAPVSKA
- a CDS encoding type I restriction enzyme HsdR N-terminal domain-containing protein, whose translation is MSLPFPRLNLPPAELRLEQNGDEFYVFDIIRKKMIFLTPEEWVRQHFLHLLINHLGYPKSLIKVESGLKYNHREKRSDLLVYDRSAKVFMLIECKSYKIEMGKATLHQLATYNKVLDADHVAITNGLRHFCWQKKEDRSTYDPLEDFPPFPGS